GATTGTAGATATAAATGAAGAAAGTGGTCAGGCTCTTGTTAAAGAATTAGAGGATACAGGAGTAAAGGCTATTTTCATGAAAAAAGATATTTCTATAGAAAAAAGTGCCGAAGAAATCAAAGAAATAGTCGTAGAAAAGTTTGGAAAAATTGATGTTTTAATCAATAATGCCCATGCATCTCGTCAAGCGAATTTCATGGATACAACTAAGGAAATGTTTGAATTATCCTTTCATACAGGATTTGCAGCAACAACTTATTTGATGAGAGCCTGTTATGAAGAATTAAAGAAATCTAAAGGTTCGGTAATTAATTTTGCTTCTGGTTCAGCAATGAAGGGCATGGCCAAACAAGCCTCTTATGCAGCAGCTAAAGAAGCAATTCGTGGACTTTCTCGTGTTGTTGCAAATGAATGGGCACCGGATGGTATTCGAGTAAATATCATCTCTCCTATAGCTGAGACAGAAGGAGTAGAAAACTGGAAACAAGACCATCCAGAAGCTTATCAAAGTATGGTGAATGAGATTCCTTTACAACGTTTAGGAGATCCACAAAAAGATATTGGACAAGTAGCTGCATTTTTAGCCAGTGATATGAGTAGTTATGTAACCGGACAAACAATTATGGTTGATGGCGGATCTATTCAGCTTTACTAATTGAAACAAAATTTAAAAGAAGAAGTTGTTGAGAGTTAGTAGGCCTACCTATGAAAAGGTGATTCTTCTCGTATACAAGAGAATAGCTTCCAGAAAGTAGATCCATAAGATCTACTTTTCTGGAGTTTTTTATTTTAAATAATATGAGCAAAGTTCTTTACAAAATAAGTAGACCGTTGTATGATTGACCAATCAACCATTGACTCATCAAGTGTGTGAAAGGAAGCCGAATATGAACTTAAGAGAGATAAGTAATTTGCTATATCAAATTAAATTAACCAATCAAAAAGCAAATACATTATTTGAACAAGAAACAGGGTTTAGTTTAACACGCTATGAAATGTTGATGTTTTTGAAAGAAAAAGGAATTTGTTCTCAAAACCAAATTCAAGTAGAAATGAAAATTGATGGAGCCGCTATTACTCGTCATTTAAAAATTTTAGAGGAAAACGACTTTGTTCATCGAAATCGGAATGTAGACAATAATAGAGAAATTTTTGTTGAATTGTCCGATAAAGCAAAGAATGGACTGGATGCCTGTGAGAAAGAGCATAGGTTGAAAAAAACATTGTTACACCCTTCAATTAGCGATGAAGAGGCTCATCAATTATTAAATCTACTGAAAAAATTATACTAATTATTTAAAAAGAAAGAGGATGTTACAATGACTAGCAAAATAATAAATAATGATTTCTCAGATATTACATTTGGGAGAAGATCTGTACGTGCGTACGATGAAAATTATAAGATTAGTAAGGAAGAAATGTTAGAAATGATTGCGGAAGCTACAAAAGCACCTTCTTCAGTAAACTTACAACCATGGCGTTTTGTAATTGCTGAAAGTGATGAAGTAAAAGCAAAACTAAAACCTTTGATCCGTTTTAATACGGTTCAAAATGATACTTCATCTGCAATGATTTTAATCTTTGGAGATATGCACTGTTATGAATACACAGAAGAAATTTTTGACTCTGCAGTAGAGCAAGGGAAAATGCCAGTAGAAGTGAGAGATGCACAAGTATCAGCTATTGTTCCTTATTACAAGAGCTTCACGGAAAAAGAAATGAGTGACATTGTAAAAATTGATTCTAGTTTAGCTGCGATGCAATTAATGCTAGTAGCCCGTGCACATGGTTATGATACAAATCCAATTGGTGGTTTTGAAGCAGATCAGATAGCTGATGCGGTTGGAATTGATAAAGAAAGATACGTACCTGTTATGATTCTATCTATTGGGAAAGCAGCTGGGGAAACGTTCGAATCCGTTCGTTTTGCTCCTGAAAAAATAACTGAATTCAAATAGATTAATAGAAAAACTAGTATGAATATGGTAGTTTTACTGGTAGTAAAAAAATCATCTTGATGAAAGGTGGAATAGCAATTTTAGCGATGCTATCCTTTCTATTTTAGTTAGTCTTAACCACTCCTATTTAAAGGGAGTGGTTATTTTTTTGAGATGAATAAATTTTAAAAGAGATATCCAAATCAAAATTTAAATGTTACTATTTTCACGAGGAGATGAAATAGCTATGCAACAACAGAAAAGTTATTATACATGGAGTGAACATTTAAAAGAAACGTTTGGAGAAAAAGTTTTTAAAGTAGCGATAGATGGAGGGTTTGATTGTCCAAATCGAGATGGAACGGTGGCACATGGTGGCTGCACATTTTGTAGTGTCTCTGGATCGGGCGATTTTGCTCAAAGTAGAGTGGACCCTTTACCTATTCAATTAAGAAAAGGTATAGAGATGATGCATAAAAAATGGCCTAAGAGCACGAAATATATTGCTTATTTTCAAAACTTTACAAATACACATGCACCAGTAGATGTTCTTCGACACCGCTTTGAACAAGTAGTAAATGAAGAAGGGGTAGTTGGAATCATGATTGCAACTAGACCGGATTGTTTGCCCGATGAAACCATTGAATACCTCAGTGAGTTAAATAAAAGAATGTATGTATGGATTGAGTTGGGTTTACAGACGATACATGAAGAAACGAGTGAAAAAATTAATCGTGCTCATTCTTATGAAACGTATTTGAAGGCAGTTGAAAAACTGAGAGCTCACAACATCAAGGTCTGTACTCACTTAATTAATGGCTTACCGGGAGAAACTCATGAAATGATGTTAGAAAATGTAGAGAGAATGATCGTAGATTCTGATATTCAAGGTGTAAAATTACATTTACTACATCTAATGAAAAACACAAAAATGGTTCGTGATTATGCGCAAGGTAGATTAGAGTTACTTGAAAAAGACCATTATGTAGAATTAATTTGTGATCAACTAGAAATGATTCCAAAAGAAATTGTGATTCATCGGCTAACAGGCGATGCTCCGCGAGACACATTGATTGGTCCCGAGTGGAGTTTGAAAAAGTGGGAAGTTTTAAATGCGATCGATGCTGAAATGGAACGAAGAGGCAGTGTACAAGGAATTCATGATATTCGACTCGCTACATTATAGGGAGTAACCCTCAACAATAAGACTGTACGTGTCTGTTTGTTGAGGGTTATTTCATGTGATAGATTTTAAGTAATCATATCGGATATCGCTCTATAAAAAGACATTATTTGTCATAATACAGTACAAATACGATATACTATAGATAACATATTGATTTTTTTAAAAGTTAGCGGGCAAATTTTACAGTTATTCTAAATTTGAAAGGAGTAAATAAAATGGGGTTACTAGTAGATGGAGAATGGCATGACCAATGGTATGACACCAAAAGTAGTGGAGGACATTTTATCAGGCAAGAGTCACAGTTTCGTAATTGGATTACAAAAGATGGAAGTGCGGGTCCCACTGGAAAAGGTGGTTTCAAAGCAGAGCCGAATCGGTATCATCTTTATGTTGCATTCGCATGTCCCTGGGCACATCGAGCACTCCTTATGCGTAAAATAAAGGGTTTAGAAAACATTATTTCTGTTTCTGTTGTCCATCCTCTCATGGCAGAGAACGGGTGGACGTTTGAACCAGGTGAAGGAGTGATTGCTGACCCTGTTATCGATGCAAAATACTTATATCAACTATATACACATGTCGAGCCAGAATATAGTGGGCGAGTAACGGTACCTGTTTTATATGATTTACAACAAAATCAAATTGTGAATAATGAGTCTTCTGAAATATTAAGAATGTTAAATACAGCATTTGATTCTGTAGGAGCAAAAAAAGAGATTATTATCCTCAAGCACTTCGCCCAGAAATTGATGCGATCAATGAAAAAATATATCATACCGTCAATAATGGTGTTTATAAAGCTGGCTTTGCAACCGAACAAAGTGTTTATGAAGAAGAAGTATCTAAATTATTTAAGACCTTAGATGAATTGGAAAGCATCCTAAATGAAAATCGCTTCCTACTAGGAGAAGAAATTACGGAAGCAGATTGGCGTTTATTTACAACGTTAATCCGTTTTGATAGTGTTTACTATAGTCATTTCAAATGTAATTTAAAGCGCATCGTTGACTATAAAAATCTCTGGAGGTATACAAGAGAACTATACAACGAAGTAGGAGTTCCGGAAACTGTGAATTTTAAACATATAAAAGAACATTATTTCGGCAGTCATTTGAATATTAATCCAACTGGAATTGTTCCAATAGGTCCAGAACTGGATTTTAGGTTGGATGAAACATAAATAAGCGAAAGGTTGTGCAGGATGAGAGTAAAACATTGGTTTGAAACCATAAAGAAAAGCATTTGGTTATATCCAGTTTTGTATAGTTTAATGGCAGCTCTACTTGCAGCGGTAGTGGTTCTTTTAGATAATGGTTATATTTTTGACCTTCAACCATACCTTCCAGAATTATTTTTAACGAGTGGTAGTTTAGCAAAATCAGTTTTGGGTATTATTTCAAGTGCCTTTATTAATATTACGACGTTCACCTTTTCAACAACGATGGTCGTTTTAACAATTTATATGAGTGAATTTTCACCACGCGTAGTGGAAAATTTTTTGTCAGATGAACGGACGATGAAGTCATTTGGAATTTTTGTAAGTGGTTTTATTTATAGTATTCTTTGTATGTTATTTATTCGAGAAGAGTTTTTAACGAAGCCTATTCTTGCAGGGACTATTGGGGTTATCTACATTATTTTTGGGTTATTTAACTTTATTTTATTTATTAATAGTGTAGGGAAGCATATCCAAGCAAGTAATTTAATCGATCGTCTCTACGATCGAGCTGCTGAAGATATTACCGTTTATAAAGAAGAGATTGCTCAGTACAAGAATATTACTAAAAAAGAACTCAAACAACATATGCCTGGGCAACCAATTAAAAGTAGTGAAAATGGGTATATTCAGCAAATTGATTATAATCAAATGTTGAGAACGGCTAAAAAGTATGGTGTGATTATTCGGTTTAATAATGTGATGGGGCATTTCGTAACAAACCAAGTAGTAATCGGAGAGCTTCTCTTTGTTCCAGATGATGTAGATCATAACGAAGTAATGGAAGACATCCAAAATAGTATTTTAGTAGGAACGCGAAGAACTGAAGAACAAGATTTTCGGTTTTCTATTCAAAAAATAGTCGAAGTAGCAGTAAAATCTTTGTCACCAGGAATTAATGATCCAAATACGGCTATTTTTTGTATCAATAATTTAGGACTTCTTTTAGGTGATTTATCTAATCTGAAAGAAGGATATGTGGTGATGGAAGAGGAAGCCGAAGCCGGTAAAATATATAGGGAAAGTTATGATATGGACCGAATATTACGTGAAACATTTCTGCAAATTATTCATTATGGAGAAGTGGATGTATACGTGATGATTGCAGTTATAAAAGCATACCGTCATATAATCAGTGAATCAGATCATATAAGTAATGAGATTATAAAAAAACATGCAAAATATTTATTTGATCGTTTGATGGACGGCACATCGGACCCAATGGAAAAAGAGATGTTTCTGGATGCCTATCAAGAAATCATCCAAATAAAGAATTAAAAAAAGACTGTGGGATTTTCCACAGTCTTTTTTTGTTAAATAGATGTATCAAGTTTTTACTTTTAGTCCCAGTAAAGAAGCAAATCCAATTGCCTGTTCAGATGAAACTTCACATCCCTCTAAATCTTCTAAGGATACAGTAATTCTTTCAAAGGTCGAATCACTAAGGTCCATTCCTTTGAGGGCAGTTCCAGAAAGATTCATTCCATCGATATCACATTGTTTGAATCGAAGCTTATGAAACGTACATTCATAGAAATCAGCATTTTTAATGGAACAACTTTCAAATCGTACTTGTTTAAAACGACTGTATCCATATGAACTAAGATCTAAAATAGAATCTTTAAAGAGAACATGTGCCATGCTAGATTCTGAAAGGTTAACACCTAACAACTTGCATTCCTTAAACTCAACCCGATGGAGGTTTCCTTCCATGAAGTTAGTGTTAGACAAATCACAATTTTCAAAAACAACATCTGTTAGTTCAATTTTTTCAAAAGATACCTGATGAAAAATGATGTTTTTAAAAACTACTTGAGAAAATTCAGCTTTATCAATGACCTCTCCATCGATTGTACTGTTGGAGAGGGTGCAATTATGAAGATAGGGATCTTCTTCATCATATATTTCTTGAAAATGTACCGGTCGTAAATTGATGGGGATTTTTGGATGGTGTACGTTTATTTTAGCCATAAAAACTCCTTATAAAATATAATTAATAAACCTTTTCACATTTCTCTGCTGTCATAAGCCCAGTGAAGAAGGGTCTGTCTTTGCTTTTTACGACAACTCAAGTCTCCTGGTTCACAATTCTTTCGGATAGCTCCTGCGTGTCTAGTAATAGCTTTCCAGCGTTTAATTTGACGCTGATCTTCTTGTGGAAGCCTTCGACCGTAATAGTACCGGCAATACCACTGAAACCAACCACGCGGGTCTTCTTCATGAATCCATCCCTTTTCTTGCCAATGTTTTAAAGGGAGCGAGGCATCCACTTTATAGTAGTTAAGAGAAATATCCTTTTTCTTAGGGGATAGCTTTGCATTTTCAAACCAATCTGCTGGAAATTCATCTGTGCAGTCAGTCATATATTTACCTGCAAATACTCCTAATTCTAATAGTTCTTTTGGAGATAATTCTGGTTTAAATTCTGGGTCAAAATTTTCCCCCATTTTTTCAGTTAACTCATACTGTCCTTTTTGCATTTGGTCGTCAATTTTTATTGTTTTTCCCATGCTTATTTCCCTCCAGTATATGTTCATTGAGTTTACCTTGAATGAATGATAATTGCCAGAAATGAAAAAGATAAACTTGTAGGGAATGAATTAGACGTACATTCTGTAGCAGAAGGTACGTATGTTTCTGTACGTTTAAATGACACCTTCCAATAAATCGGAGGTGTCATTTGCTTTGGATAGAAATTTTATTATAAATAACTAAAAGGATTCAAAAAAGTGAACAGGAGAGATAACATAGAACTACGAAAAGTTTTAAAAAAAGGTACCTTAAATCTTATTTTACGATAACTTGCCAGTATGAAGGATAGCAAAAAACAGATGATTGTTAAAATAATTATTAAAAAGATAATAGTAGCAAAGAAATCTTTCATTCTAGACATTGTCTGGATCACCCTTCTTTATCATAAATCTTTTACATACCAAGCATCCATTGCAGAATGTTCACTTCCATCGATGGGTTTATCTAACAATCTGAAATCATACTTTTCATATAACCGACAAGCGGCTTCTAAAGAAGAATGAGTTTCTAAATAGCATTGTTCATAATAATTTGAAGCATATTCTAGAGCGGTATTCATCAGCGTGTTTGATAGACCCAATCCACGGAAATCACTGGCTACATAAATTTTTTGTAACTCACAAATTTTATGGTCAGAAGAGAAGGGAGCAATTCCAACACCACCAATAATTTTATGATTTTTTTCGATTACCCAATAGTTTGCATTTTTATTTGTTGCATAATAATCATAAAGAGTATCAATGTGTGGATCAAAATAGGCAGTTCCCGGAATAGCTAGACCTACTTCTTCTAGAGAAGTTTGGATTAGCTCTTTTACTAAAAAATTATCTTTTTTTTCTATAAATCGTATATTCATAAGGACCTCTTTTTCTCTACAATTTCTTTTTATTGTAAAGGAATTTCATAAAAAAAACAATTGAGGAAGCAGAGCCAAAAAGATAAAATCCCTCCAGAAGTTAGAGTGCCAATCTAATTTCTGAAAGGATTATGTAGTTGGTATTTTAAAAAATATATTTATTGAAAGTTTTCAACATATTTATCTACAGAATCTAAATATAGTTTTTTATTGTCATCCGTGGTCCAAGCAATATCAAATGCATTTTTAACCAGTTGAATAACTTGGCTTGAGGTAAGCTCGTATTTTTGACTTAAAGCAAATAAATCATCGGATACATAGCTTTGGAAGTAAGCAGGATCATCGGAATGGATGGTTACTTTAACACCTTGATCTAAAAGTTCAATAATTTCTTTCCCTTTCATATCATCCACTACAAAACTGTTTGAAACGGGGCAACAGGTCAAACCGATTCCTTTTTCTTTTACATAATCAACTAATTTTTGATCTTCTACAATATTTGTACCATGATCTAATCTGTCGACACCAAT
The Jeotgalibaca sp. MA1X17-3 genome window above contains:
- a CDS encoding SDR family NAD(P)-dependent oxidoreductase, with the translated sequence MLLKDKVVIITGGAGGIGAGISRAMATAGANIAIVDINEESGQALVKELEDTGVKAIFMKKDISIEKSAEEIKEIVVEKFGKIDVLINNAHASRQANFMDTTKEMFELSFHTGFAATTYLMRACYEELKKSKGSVINFASGSAMKGMAKQASYAAAKEAIRGLSRVVANEWAPDGIRVNIISPIAETEGVENWKQDHPEAYQSMVNEIPLQRLGDPQKDIGQVAAFLASDMSSYVTGQTIMVDGGSIQLY
- a CDS encoding MarR family winged helix-turn-helix transcriptional regulator; amino-acid sequence: MNLREISNLLYQIKLTNQKANTLFEQETGFSLTRYEMLMFLKEKGICSQNQIQVEMKIDGAAITRHLKILEENDFVHRNRNVDNNREIFVELSDKAKNGLDACEKEHRLKKTLLHPSISDEEAHQLLNLLKKLY
- a CDS encoding nitroreductase family protein, translated to MTSKIINNDFSDITFGRRSVRAYDENYKISKEEMLEMIAEATKAPSSVNLQPWRFVIAESDEVKAKLKPLIRFNTVQNDTSSAMILIFGDMHCYEYTEEIFDSAVEQGKMPVEVRDAQVSAIVPYYKSFTEKEMSDIVKIDSSLAAMQLMLVARAHGYDTNPIGGFEADQIADAVGIDKERYVPVMILSIGKAAGETFESVRFAPEKITEFK
- a CDS encoding TIGR01212 family radical SAM protein (This family includes YhcC from E. coli K-12, an uncharacterized radical SAM protein.), which codes for MQQQKSYYTWSEHLKETFGEKVFKVAIDGGFDCPNRDGTVAHGGCTFCSVSGSGDFAQSRVDPLPIQLRKGIEMMHKKWPKSTKYIAYFQNFTNTHAPVDVLRHRFEQVVNEEGVVGIMIATRPDCLPDETIEYLSELNKRMYVWIELGLQTIHEETSEKINRAHSYETYLKAVEKLRAHNIKVCTHLINGLPGETHEMMLENVERMIVDSDIQGVKLHLLHLMKNTKMVRDYAQGRLELLEKDHYVELICDQLEMIPKEIVIHRLTGDAPRDTLIGPEWSLKKWEVLNAIDAEMERRGSVQGIHDIRLATL
- a CDS encoding DUF2254 domain-containing protein, whose product is MRVKHWFETIKKSIWLYPVLYSLMAALLAAVVVLLDNGYIFDLQPYLPELFLTSGSLAKSVLGIISSAFINITTFTFSTTMVVLTIYMSEFSPRVVENFLSDERTMKSFGIFVSGFIYSILCMLFIREEFLTKPILAGTIGVIYIIFGLFNFILFINSVGKHIQASNLIDRLYDRAAEDITVYKEEIAQYKNITKKELKQHMPGQPIKSSENGYIQQIDYNQMLRTAKKYGVIIRFNNVMGHFVTNQVVIGELLFVPDDVDHNEVMEDIQNSILVGTRRTEEQDFRFSIQKIVEVAVKSLSPGINDPNTAIFCINNLGLLLGDLSNLKEGYVVMEEEAEAGKIYRESYDMDRILRETFLQIIHYGEVDVYVMIAVIKAYRHIISESDHISNEIIKKHAKYLFDRLMDGTSDPMEKEMFLDAYQEIIQIKN
- a CDS encoding pentapeptide repeat-containing protein, with the protein product MAKINVHHPKIPINLRPVHFQEIYDEEDPYLHNCTLSNSTIDGEVIDKAEFSQVVFKNIIFHQVSFEKIELTDVVFENCDLSNTNFMEGNLHRVEFKECKLLGVNLSESSMAHVLFKDSILDLSSYGYSRFKQVRFESCSIKNADFYECTFHKLRFKQCDIDGMNLSGTALKGMDLSDSTFERITVSLEDLEGCEVSSEQAIGFASLLGLKVKT
- a CDS encoding GNAT family N-acetyltransferase; translated protein: MNIRFIEKKDNFLVKELIQTSLEEVGLAIPGTAYFDPHIDTLYDYYATNKNANYWVIEKNHKIIGGVGIAPFSSDHKICELQKIYVASDFRGLGLSNTLMNTALEYASNYYEQCYLETHSSLEAACRLYEKYDFRLLDKPIDGSEHSAMDAWYVKDL